CAAGATTTTCGATCCGTTTTTTACCACCAAATCCGTAGGGAAAGGTACCGGTCTCGGGCTGGATGTGGTTACGCGGATCATTAAGCAGCATCACGGATCCGTGACCCTGAACTCGGAGCCGGGGAAAACCGAATTTCTGGTTTGTTTCCCGATTAATGGATAATTTAGTTTCAGCATCATAAAAACGTTCCTTATTATGGGTTTGCCCATTATATTTTCAATTGACGACGATCCTCAGGTTTTACGGGCAATCAGCCGCGATCTTAAATCACATTACAGAGATAAGTACAAGGTACTCAGCACTACTTCTGTCGCTGAGGCAATGGAAAGTCTGCTCGAATTACAGAACAAGGGCGAGGAAGTAGCGATTTTTATCTCCGATCAGCGCATGCCGGAAATGCAGGGCGTCGATTTTCTTGAGAAAGCCAAAGTACTTTTTCCTTTTGCCAAAAAAGTTTTATTAACCGCTTATTCCGATACAGAAGCTGCGATCAAGGCAATTAACGACGTGCAGCTGGATTACTATCTGATGAAGCCATGGGACCCGCCGGAAGAAAAGCTGTATCCCGCAATAGACGAGCTGTTGCACGATTGGCAGGGCAACTATCGTCCCGATTTTAAAGGTATTAAAGTGTTAGGTTACCAATTTTCCCCTAAGTCTCACGAAATCAAAGACTTTCTTGCCGGTAATTTAATGCCCTATACCTGGCTGGACGCGGAGTCGAATGAGCTGGGGAAACAGATCAGCGCGACGAATAACCTTTGCCCCGTTGATTTTCCGGCAGTTATATTTGAGGATGGTACTCTGTTGAAAACCCCGTCTCTGATTGATATAGCGGAAAGGATCGGGCTGAATGCAAAGACCAAGCAGCAGATTTATGACGTAATTATCATCGGCGCAGGGCCTGCCGGACTTGCTGCTTCGGTATATGGTGCTTCGGAAGGTTTAAGTACTTTATTGATCGAGCGCAAAGCGCCCGGCGGACAGGCTGGTACAAGTTCGAGGATTGAAAATTACCTTGGCTTTCCAACCGGTTTGAGCGGTGCCGAACTGACGCGCCGCGCTGTAACGCAGGCGACGCGGTTTGGGACGGAAATGCTTTCCCCTCAGTTTGTGAAGGAAATCAAACTGAAGGATAAGTATAAAACGATTGTGCTCGGCGATGGCAGCGAGGTCAATGGTAAAGCTGTTGTAATTACAACGGGTGTTGATTATCGTAAACTTGAAACGAAGGGAGTGGAGGAGTTCACCGGAAAAGGCATTTATTACGGAGCAGCCAGTACTGAAGCGGCTTCCTGCGGGAACAAAGACGTTTACGTACTTGGAGGGGGCAATTCTGCCGGACAGGCGGCCATGTATTTGTCTAAATTTGCACGTAATGTGTTCATTCTAATACGTAAAAACGATCTGACTTCATCCATGTCTTCCTATCTGATAGATCAGATCAAGGGTACCGACAATATTACGGTGTTAGGCTGCACAGAAATCGTCGAAGCGGGTGGAAGCGATCGCCTGGAATCATTGAAGCTGGTTGACCTGAACACCAGTGAAGAGCGCACAGTGCCGTCGGATGCACTTTTTATCTTCATAGGCGCGCGGCCTTATACCGATTGGGTGGGTCTGGAAATCATTAAAAACAACAAGGGATTTATTGAAACCGGCCGGGAAATGAAGGGTTATAACAATTTCAAACAGATCTGGAAAGCCGACCGCGACCCCTATCTGCTGGAAACCAGCTCGCCGGGCATTTTTGCAGCCGGCGACGTGCGCGCCGGCGCGATGAACCGCGTAACTTCTGCCGTAGGCGAAGGCTCTATGTCAATCAGTTTTGTACATCAATATTTAAGTGAAGTATAATGGACCAGATTTGTGAGCATATCAAGGATCTTACCGACTTAAAATTACCCGGCGAACGCGTCTGTGAAGAATGCGTAAAAGCAGAGGGCCGCTGGCTGCACCTCCGTACTTGTCAGACCTGCGGCGTAACGCTCTGCTGCGACAGTTCGCCCGCTAAACACATGACCCAGCACTTCCACGCAACCGGGCACCCTGTAGTCATCTCAGCCGAGCCCGGTGAGAAGTGGCTGTGGTGTTATGCGGATGAGGCGTTTGTGCAGTATAGTTAGCAGGGATAATGTTTTGTATTTAAAATCTTTTCAAAGTAAAACGAGTGCAACGTATAGACGTCACAGGTGGGAGGGTTTTGTAATATCTGCTAAGCTATTTTTAGCAGGTATGAACTAACTTCTTTTTTACAAATACAACTATTTCAAGGCCTTAATCCGGCGGATAACCGGGTTAAGGCCGTTTGTTTGTTGGGGCAATTTTTGTGTAGATATCAAGGTATTATCGCTGAGTTTTTAAACGCTAATATCAGTTGACTATGCGAAAAAATGTACAGCCTCCTTGGAGACGACGATCTCCCTTTTCGACGAATTCCTTTTTCAAAATCCTATTCTGTCTGATTCTTCTTGGTTCGATGGCCGATTCTCTGGTCGCTCAGACGCTCTTTTATCAGCCTAAGCAGTTTGGGAATGCGGGCCCCAACGGTATCCTCGGCAATTTGTATAATGCGGTGCCTAGAAAAATCAACAATGTGCCCATTGTTCTGTATGGAGATCAAAGTGTATATGCAACACCATTCCTCCCGTATATTGAAACAGAGTTTGATAATAGCAAGCCGACTAAACTATTCGGGCCGCATTACACTACACATATCGCGATCGCTTCTCCAAAGGATCCTAGCCTAGGTCTTTATGCGCCGGTACAGGTGATTTGGGAAGATTTTAATGCTCATAAGTTTGGAGCAGTCGCATTTCCGGTGCCGTATGGTAATGATAAAGACAGCTACGCTGGTGCTGTTAAAATATACGAAGGTTTAAATCAAAACCTAACTATACCTAATACAACTACAGACATTCAGGCATTTACAATTTTAAAACATACACAGGAATTTACCGGATTTTCTCATTCTATTTTAACGGATGAGAACGGCGTGGGATGGAACGGTTGGGATAAAGAGGGAAACGTGCCAGTGTTTTGCATGATCAACAACGATTTGACCAGTGATATTTTCGAAAATGAAAAGGATCGGATCCACTTTGCAAAACTTTCTCCGAAATCGTATGCTAAGGCTACAATTGGTCATGAAATGACGCATGGGATCATCGATTTTACCGGTTACAACCATCCGTTAGCGAGCCAAACCAGAAAGGAACTGAATGAAGGCATCTGCAATATTGTTGGCTTTGCATTTAGTCACTGGCCTTCCAATTTTAGTATCTCCGAGGCACATTGGTCATACTATTGGGAGTATCTTCAAGGGCCTAAGACTGTCCATTTTTGGAATCCAAAAGCGAAAGGCTATCCTTCGGCCTATTTCGGAGACTTCTATGAGCAAAAAGATGAGTCAGAGCCTGGTTACAGGGTGCATCATAATCTAGCGGTGATGCAGTATTTTTTCTATCTGATCAATAAGGGTAAGTCGGGTTTTGTTGATGACAAGCCCGCCAAAGGTGCCTTCACGGTCGAACCGCTGATCCCGGGAAACAATGAAGAAACTTTCAAGCTTTCTCTGAGGATACTATTTAACGCATTTACACAAAAACTGGGGAATAATGATAAAGCAACTTACCCGGACCTGCGTGAGGCGACTTTGCAAATGACCAATGATCTGGGATACGGGCCGGAGTCTCATGTTTATCGGCAGATTGTACGAGCCTGGGATGCTGTTGATGTAAAGTCGGAGTACAATAGCAAATGCATAACTGCGTCCGCTGAAAGTCTGCTAAACGGAACGATATCATTTAACGCGAAGGAGACGACAGTTAATCCGCAGCCCGGTAGTGCAAAAATCACCCAGCTGGTGGATTGTTCTTCTGAAAATCATATCGAGACAGTTGAAATTGATGAAGTTAACGCGGAGGATTATCAGACTTTCACAAGTATGGATCCTGTCCTGAATATTTACGGAAGAAATAATGATCCGGTCAAATCCAAAATGGCCGTCAGCGTTCACGCACATTCCGGCATTGCGAGAGATTGGTTCCGGGATAAGTTTGGACATACAGGAATGGACGGAGCAGGAGAAATTAGTCTTTTGAATGCATTGGGTAATAATATAAATAAAGAGCACGAAATTTGGTCGTCTTTTAAAAGACTGGAACTGAAATATGATTTCTCTTCGATAGTAGCCTGCCGGGATGAAATCTTTCGACGATATGCGGGGGCTGTCAGTATCTGCCGGGACTATCCTTTCAATTTTGATCCGGAGGATGGCGAAGAGGCGGACATTTTAGAGGCGGGACTCGCGGGCATCTTTGCACTGGAAATCAAAAAGGATTTTGAACGGGCCAAGCAAAATCCAGCGGCAGAGGATATCTGGACACTGTATGAAGAAATGGAGGACGCAACGCAGATACTTGATTTTTCACAACCAAAACTGCATGGGCAGCCGAGCGTTTATCACGGTGCAAACTGGTTACCAAACAATGCCAAGCACAATGCAGGCTTTTTACAGCTCTTCTATTATCTGCTTGTGCACGGCACGGAAGGGGCAGAAGGATACACGAATGATGAGCCTGGGAGCCTGACGTATTTTGTAAACAAAATCCCCAGGGAGCTTGCTTTGCGTGTGCTATGGAACGCGTCACGGACTGTCTCCTATGACCCAACCATCGAGGAATTCCGCATGGCGACCCTGTCGGAGCTTCACAAGTTGGACCCTGTTAAATACCACGCTAAATCCAAGGAGCACATTGCGTTTTACGATGCTTGGGCAGCGGTATTGGGCCTGCCGGACTATGCTTCTACACTGGCGCATTTCCCTGAGGATGATGCGGTGGTTTATCCCTGGGCAGCGAAGGTGGGTGTTGAAGCGGAATATCCGCAGTACGAAAGCTACCGGTTGTTCGAGGTGAGCACAAGTATGGCCTTTAACGATAATGTGGCCCCTGTTTACCGTTTTGTGAACAGCAGCGCGCCTGATCTGGCAACTGGTATGACCTATGGTTACATCAACCTGGAACCGGGCAAGTATTTTGTCCGCTCGCACCTTGCGCAGGGCCCCGATTCGCGCGCGCATTGCGAAGCCTCGGACGACCCTGCGTTCTGCGAATCGCTTTTGGGCAAAGAGAAGTGGACCCTTCCATACCCTTTTACTGCCGGGCCTGTCCCGGCTCCGGTAACCATCTCGCCGCTGAAAGGGGAGACGGTGCCGGCATGGTCGAGCTTTTTCAGCTTCGGCAGTGTGGCCGGCGCCATGGGCTATGATATGCATGTGAAAGACCCACAGGGTACAGCTGCTGAGCATACTATCGCTGTTGATATACCCTATGACGAAGACGACCAAAGTTCGGTTACGAAAAAGCTGGCTTTGTCTGCCAAAAAGCCGTACAGCTATGCTGTTGCGGGCAAGCAAAAACTAGGCTCTGAAAAGGCGGTACATGTCTTGCCAGGCGGGCTGCTGCAACTGCTGACGGAAGCTGAAAAAGAGCAGTTCCCGACGATTTACAGTGATTGGACCGAGGAGGTTTCATTTGAAACCGACATGCCGACGATCACGCTGAAATCCCCTGCTGACCAGGATTCTATACCCCTGTTTGGCGAAGATGTTGTTTTGCGTTCCACGCGGCTCAGCCCGGACGTGGCCGACTACTACCAGTTTTACCTGAAAGAGCCTTTTTATGAATCGCCCGCGAACGCAGAGGAAGTAGGTTCTGCCCGCTTTGCTATCCATGTTCCTGGCTTGCAGGGTGTTGAGGATAAAAAGGCCTACCACTGGGCGATCGTGCCGCGCAAAAAGCCGGAGCCGCCTTTTATTGTCGAGGAAGAAGAAGGTGAAGTAGCTAAATGGCACCAATTTATTGTTACCAAGAATTTGGCGCCTAAGCCCGAGGTGGACAATATAGATTGCGTGGAAGCTGGCAGTGAGCCGGTACTGCATTGGAAGCCTGTGGCAGGGGCGCAAACCTACAAATTGACTGGTGTTAATGGGACTACCC
This Dyadobacter sp. UC 10 DNA region includes the following protein-coding sequences:
- a CDS encoding response regulator, which gives rise to MGLPIIFSIDDDPQVLRAISRDLKSHYRDKYKVLSTTSVAEAMESLLELQNKGEEVAIFISDQRMPEMQGVDFLEKAKVLFPFAKKVLLTAYSDTEAAIKAINDVQLDYYLMKPWDPPEEKLYPAIDELLHDWQGNYRPDFKGIKVLGYQFSPKSHEIKDFLAGNLMPYTWLDAESNELGKQISATNNLCPVDFPAVIFEDGTLLKTPSLIDIAERIGLNAKTKQQIYDVIIIGAGPAGLAASVYGASEGLSTLLIERKAPGGQAGTSSRIENYLGFPTGLSGAELTRRAVTQATRFGTEMLSPQFVKEIKLKDKYKTIVLGDGSEVNGKAVVITTGVDYRKLETKGVEEFTGKGIYYGAASTEAASCGNKDVYVLGGGNSAGQAAMYLSKFARNVFILIRKNDLTSSMSSYLIDQIKGTDNITVLGCTEIVEAGGSDRLESLKLVDLNTSEERTVPSDALFIFIGARPYTDWVGLEIIKNNKGFIETGREMKGYNNFKQIWKADRDPYLLETSSPGIFAAGDVRAGAMNRVTSAVGEGSMSISFVHQYLSEV
- a CDS encoding UBP-type zinc finger domain-containing protein: MDQICEHIKDLTDLKLPGERVCEECVKAEGRWLHLRTCQTCGVTLCCDSSPAKHMTQHFHATGHPVVISAEPGEKWLWCYADEAFVQYS
- a CDS encoding M4 family metallopeptidase, with the protein product MADSLVAQTLFYQPKQFGNAGPNGILGNLYNAVPRKINNVPIVLYGDQSVYATPFLPYIETEFDNSKPTKLFGPHYTTHIAIASPKDPSLGLYAPVQVIWEDFNAHKFGAVAFPVPYGNDKDSYAGAVKIYEGLNQNLTIPNTTTDIQAFTILKHTQEFTGFSHSILTDENGVGWNGWDKEGNVPVFCMINNDLTSDIFENEKDRIHFAKLSPKSYAKATIGHEMTHGIIDFTGYNHPLASQTRKELNEGICNIVGFAFSHWPSNFSISEAHWSYYWEYLQGPKTVHFWNPKAKGYPSAYFGDFYEQKDESEPGYRVHHNLAVMQYFFYLINKGKSGFVDDKPAKGAFTVEPLIPGNNEETFKLSLRILFNAFTQKLGNNDKATYPDLREATLQMTNDLGYGPESHVYRQIVRAWDAVDVKSEYNSKCITASAESLLNGTISFNAKETTVNPQPGSAKITQLVDCSSENHIETVEIDEVNAEDYQTFTSMDPVLNIYGRNNDPVKSKMAVSVHAHSGIARDWFRDKFGHTGMDGAGEISLLNALGNNINKEHEIWSSFKRLELKYDFSSIVACRDEIFRRYAGAVSICRDYPFNFDPEDGEEADILEAGLAGIFALEIKKDFERAKQNPAAEDIWTLYEEMEDATQILDFSQPKLHGQPSVYHGANWLPNNAKHNAGFLQLFYYLLVHGTEGAEGYTNDEPGSLTYFVNKIPRELALRVLWNASRTVSYDPTIEEFRMATLSELHKLDPVKYHAKSKEHIAFYDAWAAVLGLPDYASTLAHFPEDDAVVYPWAAKVGVEAEYPQYESYRLFEVSTSMAFNDNVAPVYRFVNSSAPDLATGMTYGYINLEPGKYFVRSHLAQGPDSRAHCEASDDPAFCESLLGKEKWTLPYPFTAGPVPAPVTISPLKGETVPAWSSFFSFGSVAGAMGYDMHVKDPQGTAAEHTIAVDIPYDEDDQSSVTKKLALSAKKPYSYAVAGKQKLGSEKAVHVLPGGLLQLLTEAEKEQFPTIYSDWTEEVSFETDMPTITLKSPADQDSIPLFGEDVVLRSTRLSPDVADYYQFYLKEPFYESPANAEEVGSARFAIHVPGLQGVEDKKAYHWAIVPRKKPEPPFIVEEEEGEVAKWHQFIVTKNLAPKPEVDNIDCVEAGSEPVLHWKPVAGAQTYKLTGVNGTTQAELGSYQTGQLGGKLANMSTFPNKYIYKVAAGVMGGNGEWIFGPEAVGDYSITPPSPTNLTPNNVSGVPLQEGNSVLLSWDMPAGVTRVGLVARDENTQKSLAGFMVNGNQITLENLEFDHDISWALQAESPDQACLSKAVTASFQTEAEPEKENKPINSDLAFTLEELSTDDFDMIIRTPSGYTFTFTDSDKYVQDTQDGTGPDIAFFTDPEEGLYEVSVRIFSINSNKCPAFFTIKALEDGDEKAVIGNNIQVPCNIYFVGAEIGQVVNGQVTTFKYTYTK